A window of Marinobacter salarius contains these coding sequences:
- a CDS encoding DUF3015 domain-containing protein, translating into MKKLIAGALLMGASTLAFAQPGCGVGAMIWKGQSGIAPHVLAATTNGTFGNQTFGMTTGTLGCQTNQSVQSMAMYMDSNIDKVARDMSRGSGENLDTVAVLLGVDEADRDSFRKVLQDNFATIFPSSDTTSGEAVDAIVALLEQNDTLSKYVAA; encoded by the coding sequence ATGAAAAAACTCATCGCAGGTGCACTGCTCATGGGTGCTTCTACCCTGGCCTTTGCTCAGCCTGGTTGCGGCGTAGGTGCAATGATCTGGAAAGGACAGTCAGGCATCGCCCCCCACGTTCTGGCAGCAACCACCAACGGTACTTTCGGTAACCAGACGTTTGGTATGACCACCGGCACCCTGGGTTGTCAGACCAACCAGTCTGTGCAATCCATGGCCATGTACATGGACAGCAACATCGATAAGGTTGCCCGCGACATGTCCCGTGGCTCCGGCGAAAACCTGGACACGGTGGCCGTGCTGCTGGGTGTGGACGAAGCGGATCGCGACTCTTTCCGCAAAGTTCTGCAGGACAACTTCGCCACCATCTTCCCATCGTCCGACACCACCTCTGGCGAGGCTGTCGATGCCATCGTAGCCCTGCTGGAGCAGAACGATACGCTGAGCAAGTACGTAGCCGCCTGA